The following proteins come from a genomic window of Rattus norvegicus strain BN/NHsdMcwi chromosome 8, GRCr8, whole genome shotgun sequence:
- the Rpusd4 gene encoding pseudouridylate synthase RPUSD4, mitochondrial, translating into MAAPLLGSPGLQVLSMSSRTGKLFTPSSRSFCSRATSSRPLNAQRLAEKLRAQKQEQKTKEMRVPTNPVQRRVQELVRFTQQLQRVHPNVLAKELSRRILHQDKDLVVINKPYGLPVHGGPGVQLCISDVLPILAKMLHGHKAEPLHLCHRLDKETTGVMVLAWEKDMAHQVQELFRTRQVEKKYWAITVRVPLPSAGVVDIPIMEKEVAGQQQHHKMTLRPSYRMDNGKMVKVRASRDAHVAVTQYQVLSSTPSSALVELQPVTGIKHQLRVHLAFGLDCPILGDHKYSDWNRLAPQKLSAGTLKKLGLQQSKARYIPLHLHARQLILPALGSRTEELLLACKLPHFFARSLRRLGLDMPNEDQSRSHEARHVEAR; encoded by the exons ATGGCCGCGCCCTTGTTGGGTTCCCCTGGTCTCCAGGTCCTGAGTATGAGTTCGCGTACCGGGAAATTGTTCACTCCCAGCTCCAGGTCGTTTTGTTCCAGAGCTACTTCCTCCAGGCCCCTGAATGCTCAGAGACTGGCGGAGAAGCTCCGAGCTCAGAAACAAGAGCAAAAGACGAAGGAAATGCGG GTGCCCACCAACCCCGTTCAGCGGCGGGTGCAGGAGCTAGTGAGATTCACACAGCAGCTACAGCGTGTTCACCCCAATGTGCTTGCTAAGGAACTGAGCCGAAGGATTCTCCACCAGGACAAAGACCTTGTGGTCATTAATAAACCCTATGGTCTCCCTGTCCATG GTGGCCCTGGAGTCCAGCTCTGCATCAGTGATGTTCTGCCCATCTTGGCAAAGATGCTTCATGGCCACAAGGCAGAACCTTTGCATCTGTGCCACCGTCTGGACAAAGAGACCACAGGTGTAATGGTTTTGGCTTGGGAGAAGGACATGGCACATCAAGTCCAGGAGCTGTTTAGAACCCGCCAGGTGGAAAAGAAGTACTG GGCCATCACTGTGCGTGTTCCCTTGCCCTCGGCAGGAGTTGTGGATATCCCCATCATGGAGAAGGAAGTGGCTGGGCAGCAGCAACACCACAAG ATGACGCTACGTCCAAGTTACCGCATGGACAATGGGAAAATGGTAAAGGTACGGGCCAGCCGGGATGCACACGTCGCGGTAACTCAGTACCAGGTGCTGAGCAGCACCCCGTCCTCCGCCCTTGTGGAGCTGCAGCCTGTCACTG GAATAAAACATCAGCTCCGAGTTCACCTGGCCTTTGGGTTGGATTGCCCAATCCTCGGTGATCACAAATACTCAGACTGGAATAGGTTGGCCCCTCAG AAACTTTCTGCTGGCACACTGAAGAAGCTGGGGCTACAACAGTCAAAGGCCCGCTACATCCCTCTTCATCTGCATGCCAGGCAGCTCATCCTGCCTGCTCTGGGCTCCAGGACAGAGGAACTCCTCCTGGCCTGCAAGCTTCCTCACTTCTTTGCACGTTCCCTGCGTCGTCTGGGTTTAGATATGCCAAATGAGGATCAAAGCAGAAGCCATGAGGCCAGGCATGTGGAAGCACGGTGA